DNA sequence from the Coffea arabica cultivar ET-39 chromosome 11c, Coffea Arabica ET-39 HiFi, whole genome shotgun sequence genome:
ATTTCAATGATAGGCTGAAATAGGACTCCAAAGGTAACAggaatgttacctataaatagggttatggtccccaGGTCACAGGCATCGTTTTAGTTGTCGTATTTCCTAATACCACAAAATAGCTCTTccctgatatcccatcgtcaggaaagatatCAGAGAGAAACTAAAGACCTCTCTCAAAGGATCGGTGAATACCTGTTGACCTGGAAAGCCACCCCAAATCTCTAgcgattcaagtatcaagtttatGAATATGGATTCAGGTACGCTTCCGCAATTTTTCTATTGATTATTTCTTAATAGTCGCCATATCGATTTTGGGTTTAATAGGTGATGGCTTTCACCAAAGGTTAATATAAATTACCGCTCTAACACTATCTTGTTTCTCTCTTGAACTTGCATGTCCAGGCCTCTCGACTTAATGCCTTCCCCTATATCTAAGTAAACTATTAGCAATATGATGTAATCTCCATACCAAATGCTGACGAACAAAGTTTAAGTACTCTGTTGCTGACCTGGGATCCACGAATTATTTAGATGAATTTTCTAGTTTGAACATCATCgaaaagagttttttttttattcctaaTTTAAACTCGACAGCACTTTGCAATAAGATACTAGATGAAATCAATCCATTGTCTCGTTTTTAAACGCCTTCCTTTGAGTCTATTGGTTGGTTCAGGAAGAAATGGGAGAAATTCATGTCACTGAAGAGGTTCAGCTTGAGCCTTTGTAGGGAAAAGGTTTTGTCTTGTTTTTATtgtaatgatgcttaattgagTGGTCGGCTTGAGGGGGTGGGAGGGGCGGCTCTAGAGAGGGAGTATAAGTGAAAGGTTTCAGTTTTGACTCTCTCatttatactaaaaaaaaagttaaaaaaatgagTGATTGATTTTAGCAGTTAATATATACTTGGGGAGCATATGCCAAGAAGCTTTGACTAGTTAAGTATCTCCCATTGCTTATTTGACAACTATAACCTACATTAATTTGATGGTCACATATTTActattagggataattttagaaactttcCTTGGGGTTTTTagcaatttcattcaatcttcaaattttaaaaattacatatacctcacttattatttaaaatgacaatgctactcttaaatattttaatgaaattcccttATTTTGTATGCTTATATTTAGaatgacttttaaaattatttttcattatttttccttcttattccttttttttattttttgctaataAAACTATATAACTACCACTATTACCTCTAATTTCTGTTGTAACCAAATGTTGaactattgatttttttttatgagttaACTTTATATGCAATTCAATGTTTTTCCTgatctttgttttttattttttgatattaaaattaacaataaatcaaaaaaaatggCCCAAAATCATTACaaaattatgataatcccactactcagaggaggtttctgaaattatcccttgctATTATTTACCAGCACACTTCACCTAACAAAATAAAGACAAAAGCTCCAGAAAAGGACAGTAGGACACACATTCACCTACTACCTCTAGTGGCATCAATGGCATCCATTATTATTCAGCATCAACTCACCTGATGAAATTAAGACAAAAGCTCCAGAAAAGGACACACATACACCTACTATATCTAGTGGCATCAATGGCATCCATTATTATTCAGCATCAATTCATGCGATAAAATTAAGACAAAAGCTCCAGAAAAGGACACACATACACCTACTACCTCTAGTGGCATCAATTGCATTTAAGACAAAAGCTCCAGAAAAGGACACACATACACCTACTACATGCAGTGGCATCAATGGCATCTATTATCATTCAGCATCAACTTCAAGTGCAGCGAGGATACCTTTATGGTAGGAAGCCTTTACCCTTCCTACCGTAGGTAGCTACTCAGAGCATGACACGTGTATTTGTAAAATGAGGAGTTCATGGACCATTATGTTGCAGTGGTAACACGCATGGAGATAAACCAAATAAGACATGTCTGTATGCAGCCtttttttcattccaattcctcCATTCACTATGCATTGTTTCTCCACTGCTTTAttacatttaaaaaattgtgaaactatggttccgtttggattagatgtttttgggggtgtttttgaaaaacagcaCTGTAACATTTCGAACGTCAAATACAAGTACTGTACATATTTGCTATTGATTTCCCTTTTAGACCAatcattttgacttttgtgctttttgataaaaaaatttcatttgttttttgtttaaatgcaaaaaaaaaaaatttaattatgtataaatCGAAAAATTACTAATTTAATTATTGGCACTTTGCTCATACGTTGGAGGACTGATAAGAAAGCAATGAAGAGCTGGTATTTTTATtaatgaaaacttttcccaTAAATGGCATGCTCTTTATGGTTTTCCTTCATTATATGATCCAAAGTACCATacttttttgtatttatcaCGAATTCACATATTGTGACtgtgaattaaaaatttttcgAGATCgtatttttattaattagtcTTTTTTTTGTACCATCGTTagtttgaatgaaaaatttagTTGCACAGTGTTTGGGAGCAACTTCTAAAGTAACTATATAATcctaataatttttataattgcTTAGTATATTTATGTCATGGGTATATATTGTTGGTATgttgttattaattttattaaattgtTTGGTATATTAGGTGCAGAAAATTATATAGTTTCacaattttttaaatgtaaTAAAGCAGTGGAGAAACAATGCACAGTGAATGGAGGAATTGGAAGGGAAACAAGGCTGCATCCAGACATGTCTTGTTTGGTTTATCTCCACGCGTGAAACCATTGCAACATAATGGTCCGTGAGTTCCTCATTATACAAATACATGTGTCATGTGTTGAGTAGCTGCATACGATAGGAAGGGTCAAAGGCTTCCTACCATAAAGGTATCCAGCGCAGCGGCATTAGCTAACGTACCTCatcattttaaatatttttatatttgaCTTCTTAAGCTACACATTGAAGTTTGGAGAAACACACAAACTTATAAAATGCGTACTAGGTACGGTCCCCGTGCGATGCGCGGGCGtcatgggatttttttttttttatattattccGTTGAGGAGTTAAGTGAAATGCATATTTTGCAAAAGATTGATGGACTGCGTCTGTGATATAGATAATTTTTTAGGTCTTTTGAAGACGATAGATTTATGTGGATCATTGTCTATATCCAATTTACAGGATCATGCAGGCATATTTAGACATATTTACAGCTGAAGCTTCTTAGAGCTCTGTGCACTTTCAAAAATGTTAAGGGGTTGCAAGCCTAATTGTTGTAGTTGTcggtttgttgtttttttttggggctcTCTGTCAGTTTGAGTGCGGTCAGGAGATTGCTGTCTATATTTGTTGAAGATTCTGGTGTATGTGCAActtcggttgtttctgggtGTGGTGGAGAGTCTATGAGCATTCTTGTTGTGTTTTTTTCTCCACTAAGGCCGCTGGAGCTGCTCTCTGAAGTGCTGGTCATGTTGGGAAGTTTGTGTACCATAATGGCTGAGTATTTGGTATTGGTTAGTGGAGCATAATTTGAAGGAGTGGCATAGTTTGCAGCAATCTTCTTGACGAAGCAAATTATTATATTGCTGCTTACATTCTCTTCTATGGCTTGATAATTAAGTGCGTTCTACAAGGAAAACATAGTCATATGTTATTATGAGCTTACGTTATATGTAGGTGTTTGTGTAATAATAGCAAGCTAGAATGTATTCAGTTAATGTATGGTTACCTGCTGCTCTTGTTGCTGAATCTCTTGTATTGTAAAAGGAAGCAATTGGGAAGCATCGTTTCCATAGAGATCCAAAGTCATGTTTCCGGTGTAATCTTCCAATTGCACAGTTAATCGACATCTATTTTGAAGCGAAGAGTGTTGAGGAATAAATTTTTGCAGTATATAGCAATTTGTAAACGTTTTTTAGAGTGGAGTTTTGTATCATACCTTGGAGTGACTTGGACGTTCGTGTTGCAAGATACACAGACAATTGGCCACTGTGGAATAGAACGTACAGATTTGAAGCATCTAGGGCAAGCATTATACTAGAATTTTTGACTTCTGTCAAGCAATTTAGGAGTTCCTTGTACCCAATAAGCTTTTTGCTGTGACATACATGTATATGgttgttcattttttttgtgtACAGAACAATTGGTTTGTGCGGTTTATGGGAAGAAGTTCTCTAAGTGAAATTTACCAGAGGGAACTGAAGGTAGTCTCTTATTGTAGGCATTTCTTCTGCATCTGGTAATGGTAGCAATCTTGCTCGATCGTTGTACGCTTTATCAGCCATTAGATGTCGAATTTGGTATTCATTTTTTGTTGCCCTGCATGGTGTGTTTTTGTTAAAGTAAAAGCTGTTAATGTAAAGTAAATAAGCAGTGAATAGTTGGGAAGAGTTTTATAGTATGAGAGTATTGTTTACCATGTTCTGATTTCAGAAGCTTGCTGGATCGGTGGATTTATAAGAATGCTAGATCCAAATTTTGTAGACAGGTTCATTGCTGCAGTGCATATAGCGTTATTCGATAATAAAATATGATGTATAAAGATAAACAAATGTATAAGATTATAAAAAGAATGTAATTTGTATATGGTAGTTTGATTAGAATGTAGATAGGTACTTACTATGATAAGAAGTTACTTTGAGTCGTAAAGCAGCAATGAAAGGCATATTTTGGACCATATTTGTCAAAGCCTGGCCTTCATCAGTTTCATGGTCTCCCCAGAGTGTCAAAATTACCGGCATGAAACTGTTTATTCATTTGGCAGGAATAAGGAATGTTCCAAAATGGATATATAATTTCAGATTTGATAGATATAATTGTTACCTTTGATCGATGAGTACGATCTCTCTCTTTGGTGTTGTTCCTTTGTAGGTACGAAGATGAACTTCACTGACAACACCTAGGACATCTAATTGTAAAGGAGTTATAGATTGCTATAATAAATTGAATATAGAATCATATTTTTTAGTTAAAGTGGTGTACCTATTTCTGTGTTATCATCTATATATTGATGGAATTTCTTGAAAGGAGTGAAGTTGATTGTCAGAGGAAGCTGCGGAGGATTTGCTTCTCGTATAGCCTCAACAACAGTGGAGTTGTCGATTATCCAGTTACATTGATTCTCATGAGTTCGAAATTCTAATTGTGTTCGCTCCACTCGTGCATTTGATATCATGTAACTTTTGTAAAGCTGGAAATGATCTTTGAAGAATTCTATATCAGATTTGCACATGATAGCATCCACTTTGTTTCCCTGAGAGCAAGTATGTTTTGCATGGCAATGGAAAAAATCAGTTAGAAGGAGTTGTTTCTATTTTGTTATAAAACAGTAGCCAGTAGTACCTCGTCATCAACCAGAAccaattttttgtatttgtttcCAGCCTTTGATATCTGGACTTTTTGATTGTCAAACACTTGAACTATAGCTGTCCAGTGCTGCGTATTAGGCACAATTTCATTGACCTTGCTGATTTTCCTTTCCATGAGTGAAACAGGAATTCTTTCAATGATGCTTGTCTGTTAACAGAGAAACTGCAAACGGAAGATGTAAAGAGTTGAAGCTATAGATTACTATACAATAGAAAATCGATTATATGGAGCTATGTTTAGTTCCTGGTAAAGAAACACAAGACAAGTAATATACGGGTCATAAGGTATTTGCTATGTCTAAAACATCTCTATATACTATATTTTGTGTGGCATTGTGTGTGGCATTGTATGATTCAGTGTTACAGGTGGGAGATCTAATTAGTATCTTAATAGATGTACTATTTTTAGCTCTAGACAGTGCTACATAAAATTGTCCATGAGAAAAGACTGGCTCGTGTAAGTATAATCCAACATAATCTAAAGTCTGACCCTGAGCTTTGTTAATGGTCATTGCGAAGCataaacgaataggaaattgaATTCTTTCAAAAGGAACAGGGCAATCAGCATCATTATCTATTCGAAAACAAATTCTGTGAAGAAACACATCTTTACCAATAAATTCACCACAACTAATAATAGCATGTATAACATTTTGTGTTAAAGATTTACATATAAGCCTGGTACCATTGCAGAGACCTTCCGGAGGATCAATATTTCTTAGTAGAATTATTGGTGTATTTGGTTTTAGGATAATTTTATGAGGTGGGAAACCATTTGGAGTTAAACTGTTAAGGAAATCTTTTAAGACTGCCTATTCTGATTCTATAATGGATTTATCGCGGCTTACATATTCATGTGCTTCTCCAGGAAAGTTTTTTTTATAAGAATGCTATTTAGTTCATCAACAAATTCGTTTTTCGTTGTAAGTATTGCTCGGTTtaccaaagaaaaattttgattacTAAAAGCTGTAAGATCTGGAAAAACAGAGTTTATGAGTATGTTGATAGACTCATCTTCGTTAGTGTAGGGAATGAGGAGATTGTGTGGCACACAAATGTTGATATCATCAATCAGTGGCTCTGTTCCATTTCCAATTCGAAGGAGATAAGTAGTAAACTCTGGATCACTTATGGCTCTCATATTTTGGCTGAGATGTAGTTttgtgagttgtggccaaataTAGGAACTAATGATACTTGCTTCGATGAAATCTGTTTTGATTCCTTTTGTGACTACGGGTAAGACTTGTCTGAAATCGCCCTCAAACACGATAACTTTTCCTCCAAATAGTTCTGTAGAATTCATCAGGTCTTTTAGAAGTTTGTCAACTCCTTCGATTCCATGTCGATGAGTCATTGGTGCTTCATCCCAAAGAATTAATTTTGCTTGGCGAAGTAAATTTGCCGAAGCACTTTGTTTGCTAACTTTACACATATTAGCTGGATTTATGTCTATAGGGATTTTGAAGCGCGAGTGCGCTGTTCGTCCTCCGGGTAAGATAGATGCTGCAACTCCACATGATGCAATTGCAAGGGCTACATAACCTCTTGATCTTATGGTAGCTAGCAAAGCTTTGTATAGAAATGTTTTTCCTGTGCCTCCAGGTCCATCAATAAAAAAGCatcctttttgtttaataaatatAGCATCCATTATGTGATCAAAAGCAGCTTTTTGTTCTGTATTGAGCTGTGTAGTGGCTGATAAATCTATTTCTGATACCTGAATATTTAGCTCACTGGAGGTATCTCTTGTATTGTGTATCTATCTCAGAACCTTAATGTTGTAGACACTAAGCAAAAGCTGTTGATGTCTTTTCCCATTGAATCCAAAAAGTTGCTGATCTGGTGTAGTACCTTTAGTCTAACCTGTTCAGCAGGTAAAGTAGACATTCTATTGTAGTCTTCAGACATTGCCTGTTcaaatttactccataaaattagaGGATTTGCTGGTGGAAAATAAACCAATAAAGTTGCGAATAATCTGCGTAGACTGTGTGGCATATGATATGAAGCAGCTTCTTCCATACATTGTTCTTGCGAATCATTTGATTCAAAATAACCTCTCAAGATAGCTGACTATCGATATGTACCAACATGAACTCCATTTATTGTCTTTAAGTCATCAAAAGATGTTGGTGCTTTGACATGAGTGAGAAACAGTCTAAGAAAGTAACGTTCACCCTCTGTTGGACTGGCACTAACTATTCTACCAATACTATCTTTTTGTTGTCTAACTGCCCAATACTTTTTTCCAGGATACCATACAAAATACTCTGGAAATTCTTTGTATGTACATTTGAGATGTTTAGCTAATGGATCAGTAGCATTCATATGGAAAAATTTCGTTAGCATCGTTCTTTTCCTGAAAGAATTTTGCAAAAGATCTCGTAAGTCTTCATTTTCATTAAAAGTCATGCATTGAAAGTTCTCAAGGTGTAGCTGAAGATGAATAACTGCAGGATACATTTCAGATAATGAGAATCTATAAATACGCCATATAGCTTCAAATGGACATACCCATCTAGCAGATTGGTATTCTGTGATTTCATCAATCTGAGTTTGTTGGTTATTAGCTGTTGGTTCACTATCATTGTTAACTTGGAAATGTATCTTATCATGTCCTTTGTAGATATATTTAAAGATGTATTTAACAGCTTTAACAGTAGAGCATATTTCAACATTAATGTGGCAATTAAATTTTGCAAGTAAATAAGGGTTGTAGGGGACTACCCACCTGTTGTCCAGCTCTTGTCCACGAACAATAATTTTCTTGCCATCGTTTCTTCTTCTATAAGTTGGATAAGTGTTGTTTCCATGAGTTGTTCTGCTGGCCCATTTCTTTGGATAACTATTTCTGCATCTTCTCATAAATGAGCCTCGCATACAGACATTCTTTGGATTTTTTGTTCCACATGGACCGTGCATCATGTGTTTTCGAACCATATTGAACAGATGTTTATTTTCGTGTTCATCTGGTATTTCAACAGCCACAATTCGATCATACGAATCTGTGGAATAGAATTTTGATCTCGGTTGCAG
Encoded proteins:
- the LOC113716149 gene encoding uncharacterized protein; its protein translation is MDSIIQGQSRGAQVGQKVILPASFIGGPRDMKKRYVDAMALVQKFDRPDIFITMTCNPAWSEIKETMLRTDEAHNRPDLLSRVFHAKVNILKEDLFKKHIFGEVATYTYVVEFQKRGLPHIHMLIILQPRSKFYSTDSYDRIVAVEIPDEHENKHLFNMVRKHMMHGPCGTKNPKNVCMRGSFMRRCRNSYPKKWASRTTHGNNTYPTYRRRNDGKKIIVRGQELDNRWVVPYNPYLLAKFNCHINVEICSTVKAVKYIFKYIYKGHDKIHFQVNNDSEPTANNQQTQIDEITEYQSARWVCPFEAIWRIYRFSLSEMYPAVIHLQLHLENFQCMTFNENEDLRDLLQNSFRKRTMLTKFFHMNATDPLAKHLKCTYKEFPEYFVWYPGKKYWAVRQQKDSIGRIVSASPTEGERYFLRLFLTHVKAPTSFDDLKTINGVHVGTYR